One Blattabacterium cuenoti DNA window includes the following coding sequences:
- a CDS encoding prephenate dehydrogenase has product MNIGIIGLGLIGGSISLGLRKSNFGDKFIGTDSNQVNALHAVQLGIVDEIIPLQDLILQSSVIILSIPVDGIEKILPNILNKITNNTVILDTGSTKYDICNRVFSHPKRSRFVATHPIAGIENSGAISAHSDLFYKKNCIICDSELSDPDAISISEKIFSVMKMRMIYITSKEHDLYIAYISHLPHVVSFALARTVLKQFQNEEEKKVFNNMMGSGLASTTRLAKSNPETWLPIFISNRKNLIQAIDIYINHLEIFRDLLKNKKFHKIDQFLKNANDIKDKKYV; this is encoded by the coding sequence ATGAATATTGGGATTATAGGATTAGGTTTAATAGGAGGATCTATTAGTTTAGGATTACGAAAATCTAATTTCGGAGATAAATTTATAGGAACTGATTCTAATCAGGTAAATGCTCTCCATGCTGTTCAACTTGGTATTGTTGATGAAATTATTCCTTTACAGGATCTTATTTTACAATCTTCAGTAATTATTTTATCTATTCCTGTAGATGGGATAGAAAAAATCCTTCCAAATATTCTTAACAAAATTACAAATAACACAGTAATTTTAGATACTGGTTCTACTAAATATGATATTTGTAATAGGGTTTTTTCACACCCAAAAAGAAGTCGTTTTGTAGCAACACATCCGATTGCAGGAATTGAAAATTCGGGCGCCATTTCAGCTCATTCAGATCTTTTTTATAAAAAAAATTGTATTATTTGTGATTCTGAATTGAGCGATCCAGATGCGATATCTATTTCAGAAAAAATTTTTTCTGTCATGAAAATGCGTATGATTTATATTACATCTAAAGAACATGATTTATATATTGCTTACATTTCTCATTTACCTCATGTAGTATCTTTTGCTTTGGCTCGGACAGTTTTAAAACAATTTCAAAATGAAGAAGAAAAAAAAGTTTTTAATAATATGATGGGAAGTGGATTAGCTTCTACCACACGTTTAGCAAAAAGCAATCCTGAAACTTGGTTACCTATTTTTATTTCTAATAGGAAGAATCTAATTCAAGCTATAGATATTTATATTAATCACTTAGAAATATTTCGTGATTTATTAAAAAATAAAAAATTTCATAAAATTGATCAATTTTTGAAAAATGCAAATGATATAAAAGATAAAAAATATGTATAA
- the rplI gene encoding 50S ribosomal protein L9 yields the protein MKIILKKDVENLGFQYDELDVKPGYARNYLIPKGYAVLALPGTVKKIHEILKQRSQKESFLIEQSKEIEKKLKKLTLKIKAKVGKGGKLFGSINNQDLMKFFSKEGIDIDKKFIRIPGNKVIKTIGKYQANIRLHRKQEINFDFEVLSSV from the coding sequence ATGAAAATAATATTGAAAAAAGACGTAGAAAATTTAGGGTTTCAATACGATGAATTAGATGTGAAACCTGGTTATGCGAGAAATTATCTAATTCCTAAGGGATACGCTGTTTTAGCTTTACCGGGGACTGTAAAAAAAATTCATGAAATCTTGAAACAACGTTCTCAAAAAGAAAGTTTCTTAATTGAGCAATCAAAAGAAATAGAAAAAAAATTAAAAAAATTAACTCTCAAAATAAAAGCGAAGGTTGGTAAGGGAGGGAAACTTTTTGGTTCCATTAATAATCAAGATCTTATGAAATTTTTCAGTAAAGAAGGAATTGACATAGATAAAAAATTTATAAGAATTCCTGGAAATAAGGTTATTAAAACAATTGGAAAATACCAAGCTAATATCCGGTTACATCGGAAACAGGAGATAAATTTTGATTTTGAAGTCTTATCTTCAGTTTAA
- the rpsF gene encoding 30S ribosomal protein S6, translated as MLKHYETIMIITPILSDEKAKETAKEYENYLIKKNVKIVSQEHWGLKKLAYPIQKKQSGCYHLFEFLLNSDLVSDLELKLRQDERILRFLTVKLNKYGIEYAERRRKKIKKEKNYGGHQSKQ; from the coding sequence ATGCTAAAACATTATGAAACTATTATGATCATAACTCCTATTTTGTCTGATGAAAAAGCAAAAGAAACAGCAAAAGAGTATGAAAATTATCTAATCAAAAAAAATGTAAAAATTGTTTCTCAAGAACATTGGGGACTAAAAAAACTAGCTTATCCTATTCAAAAAAAACAAAGTGGTTGTTATCATTTATTTGAGTTCTTATTAAACTCGGATTTAGTTTCCGATTTAGAATTGAAATTAAGACAAGATGAACGGATTTTGCGTTTTCTTACTGTAAAATTAAATAAGTATGGAATAGAATACGCAGAAAGAAGAAGAAAAAAAATAAAAAAGGAAAAAAATTATGGAGGACATCAATCAAAACAATAG
- a CDS encoding prephenate dehydratase: MKKKIAIQGIKGCFHHAAVIRYFEGCNYKLIECSSFRELACSVAKSNVDIGVMAIENTIAGTIVTNYSLLSEYNNLRIVGEVYMPIHHHLMVFPGQNMEDIKEIYSHPMALLQCELFINAYPNIKISEYSDTAAAAKYISVRKKKGLAAIASEYAAKEYELEIISRNIQTITSNFTRFFIIKNFPKKENSFNKASLRFKILHKTGSLSQILSFISSLGINMTKIQSIPLIEKPWEYSFYVDVIFNSIKDYEVMKERIQRIPCLHKLSIMGEYKNGISLNKP, from the coding sequence ATGAAAAAAAAAATAGCTATACAAGGTATAAAAGGGTGTTTTCATCATGCAGCAGTTATCAGATATTTTGAAGGATGTAATTATAAATTAATAGAATGTTCAAGTTTTAGAGAACTTGCTTGTTCAGTGGCAAAATCCAATGTAGATATTGGTGTTATGGCTATAGAAAATACTATAGCGGGAACTATAGTAACGAACTACAGTCTTTTATCTGAATATAATAATCTAAGAATAGTGGGGGAAGTATATATGCCTATACACCACCATTTAATGGTTTTTCCGGGACAAAATATGGAGGATATTAAGGAAATTTATTCTCATCCTATGGCACTTTTACAGTGTGAATTGTTTATAAATGCGTATCCTAACATAAAAATATCAGAATATTCTGATACAGCTGCTGCGGCTAAATATATTTCTGTACGAAAAAAAAAAGGGTTGGCCGCAATTGCATCAGAATATGCTGCTAAGGAGTATGAGTTAGAAATTATTTCTAGAAATATACAAACTATTACGAGTAATTTTACTCGATTTTTTATTATTAAAAATTTTCCTAAAAAAGAAAATTCTTTTAACAAAGCTTCTTTGAGATTTAAAATATTGCATAAAACTGGTAGTTTATCTCAGATTTTGAGTTTTATATCGAGTCTTGGAATTAATATGACGAAAATACAATCTATTCCTCTAATAGAAAAACCTTGGGAATATTCATTTTATGTGGATGTTATATTTAACAGTATAAAAGATTATGAAGTAATGAAAGAACGTATACAAAGAATTCCGTGTCTTCATAAACTTTCTATTATGGGAGAATATAAAAATGGGATTTCCCTAAATAAACCCTAA
- the gltX gene encoding glutamate--tRNA ligase, with protein sequence MLQNSTKKKKKNVVRVRFAPSPTGPLHLGGIRTALYNYLFAKKYGGTFLLRIEDTDRKRFVPNSESYILETLKWCHIEPDEGVGYGGDHIPYYQSKRVKIYRVYLKKLLEEGHAYYAFETDQELHIKRKEFHDRGLTFSYNADLRMQMNNSLNMTEKQLLKKLNSCLEYVIRFKINPGEKLKMHDMIRGPIIVNTDHLDDKILFKSNGLATYHLANTIDDHVMGITHVIRGEEWIPSMSLHILLYRALGWIPPKFAHLPLILRSDGKGKISKRNIDGLNFPIFPLQWKDPETKNIIPGYRELGYFPEAFVNMLALLGWNPGGKKEIFSLKELINFFSLERINKSGVFFNIRKANWFNQQYLNKKKEEILSYLYKELKRRSLFCEEDYLSKVIQITINRIHFIHEIWEHSFYFFISPNSYNQNFLNKICHKETIYQLEFCKVFFSNINQFTSVYLRLLFQKEIKKKRERQKIMQLLRISLVGELKGPDLFIILEMIGKKKSLQRIENMMKKIKGKINIHKKFNNSC encoded by the coding sequence ATGTTACAAAATTCAACAAAGAAAAAGAAAAAAAATGTTGTAAGAGTTCGTTTTGCCCCTAGCCCTACTGGACCATTACATTTAGGGGGGATCCGAACTGCATTATATAATTATCTTTTTGCTAAGAAATATGGAGGGACATTTCTTCTTAGAATAGAAGATACTGATAGAAAAAGATTTGTTCCTAATTCTGAATCGTATATTTTAGAAACATTAAAATGGTGCCATATAGAACCTGATGAAGGGGTTGGATATGGTGGAGATCACATTCCTTATTATCAATCGAAACGTGTAAAAATTTACCGTGTTTATCTAAAAAAACTTTTAGAAGAAGGACATGCTTATTATGCTTTTGAAACAGATCAGGAGCTTCATATAAAAAGAAAAGAATTTCATGATCGTGGATTAACTTTTTCTTATAATGCAGATCTAAGAATGCAGATGAACAATTCATTGAACATGACAGAAAAACAATTATTAAAGAAGTTAAATTCTTGTCTAGAATATGTGATTCGATTTAAAATTAATCCTGGAGAAAAATTGAAAATGCATGATATGATACGGGGGCCTATTATTGTAAATACAGATCACTTAGACGATAAAATATTGTTTAAATCTAATGGATTAGCTACTTATCATTTAGCTAATACTATAGACGATCATGTTATGGGAATTACTCATGTAATTAGAGGAGAAGAATGGATTCCTTCAATGTCCCTACACATCTTATTATATAGGGCACTGGGTTGGATTCCGCCTAAGTTTGCACATTTACCTTTAATTTTAAGAAGTGATGGGAAAGGAAAAATTAGTAAAAGAAATATAGATGGTTTAAATTTTCCTATATTTCCTTTACAATGGAAGGATCCTGAAACTAAAAACATCATACCAGGATACAGAGAGTTAGGTTATTTTCCAGAAGCTTTCGTGAATATGTTAGCTTTGTTAGGATGGAACCCAGGAGGAAAAAAAGAAATTTTTTCCTTAAAAGAATTAATAAACTTTTTTTCTTTAGAAAGAATCAATAAGTCTGGTGTTTTTTTTAACATAAGAAAAGCAAATTGGTTTAATCAACAATATTTGAATAAAAAGAAAGAAGAAATACTTTCTTACCTTTACAAGGAACTCAAAAGACGGTCTCTTTTTTGTGAAGAAGATTATTTATCTAAAGTGATTCAGATAACAATAAATAGAATCCATTTTATTCATGAAATATGGGAACATTCTTTTTACTTTTTTATTTCTCCTAATTCTTATAATCAAAATTTTTTGAATAAAATTTGTCATAAAGAAACCATTTATCAATTAGAATTTTGTAAAGTGTTTTTCTCAAATATAAATCAATTTACATCCGTTTATTTGAGATTATTGTTTCAAAAAGAGATAAAAAAAAAAAGAGAAAGACAGAAAATAATGCAATTACTAAGAATCTCTTTAGTAGGAGAATTAAAGGGGCCTGATCTTTTCATCATTTTGGAAATGATAGGGAAAAAGAAAAGTCTACAACGGATAGAAAACATGATGAAAAAAATAAAAGGTAAAATTAATATTCATAAAAAATTCAACAATTCATGCTAA
- the rpsR gene encoding 30S ribosomal protein S18, giving the protein MEDINQNNSSTTTTKQKQGGDSELRYLSPLKIETKIEKKYCSFEQRNIKYIDYKDPAFLVKFLNAQGKILPRRITGTLQKNQNKLNSAIKRCRQIGLLPFVTDDLR; this is encoded by the coding sequence ATGGAGGACATCAATCAAAACAATAGTAGTACTACTACAACAAAACAAAAACAAGGAGGAGATAGCGAATTAAGATACTTGTCCCCTCTTAAAATAGAAACAAAAATAGAAAAAAAATATTGTTCTTTTGAACAAAGAAATATTAAGTACATAGATTATAAGGATCCTGCCTTTTTAGTCAAATTTCTTAATGCACAAGGTAAAATTTTACCCCGTCGTATTACGGGAACTTTACAAAAAAATCAAAATAAATTAAATTCCGCTATAAAAAGATGTAGACAAATTGGTCTTTTGCCTTTTGTTACAGATGATTTGAGATAA
- a CDS encoding N5-glutamine methyltransferase family protein, producing the protein MNIDKFYNFFCKTLQKVYTETRELEAIFFLLTTHFLKCDQITVLFKLSQKEKINSFIYKKLKKKLWELKNNRPIQYVIGKTSFFGMDFIVNEKVFIPRPETEELVSWIIQDHKDHNITTYPYTKKNSDQIQIFDIGTGSGCISITLKKKLPQIQHIYAADFSHEILSIARKNATFHNVKIFFKKIDILKNLISIPIKKYPVNIIVSNPPYIRLSEKKLLHPNIFQYEPFQALFVPDEDPLIFYKEILFWIKEKFTGKVCVYFEINQFIHLDIMNFMKKTGFRNIEIRKDIQGFFRMIRAIQYITT; encoded by the coding sequence ATGAATATAGATAAATTTTATAATTTTTTTTGTAAAACTCTTCAAAAAGTATATACAGAAACAAGAGAATTAGAAGCAATCTTCTTTTTACTAACCACTCATTTTTTGAAGTGTGACCAGATAACTGTTCTCTTCAAATTAAGTCAAAAAGAAAAAATAAATTCTTTCATATACAAAAAACTGAAAAAAAAATTATGGGAATTAAAAAACAATAGACCCATTCAATATGTAATTGGAAAAACTTCCTTTTTTGGAATGGATTTCATAGTGAATGAAAAAGTATTCATTCCAAGACCAGAAACAGAAGAGTTAGTATCTTGGATTATACAAGATCACAAAGATCATAATATAACAACATATCCATACACAAAAAAAAATAGTGATCAAATTCAAATATTTGATATTGGAACAGGAAGCGGATGTATTAGTATTACTTTAAAAAAAAAACTCCCCCAAATACAGCATATTTATGCTGCAGATTTTTCTCATGAAATTCTTTCCATAGCAAGGAAAAATGCAACGTTTCATAACGTAAAAATTTTTTTTAAAAAAATTGATATATTGAAGAATTTAATTTCCATCCCAATAAAAAAATATCCTGTTAATATTATAGTGAGTAATCCTCCTTATATAAGACTCTCTGAAAAAAAATTACTACATCCCAATATTTTTCAATATGAACCTTTTCAAGCATTATTTGTTCCTGATGAGGATCCCTTAATTTTCTATAAAGAAATTCTTTTTTGGATAAAAGAAAAATTTACTGGAAAAGTATGTGTTTACTTTGAAATTAATCAATTTATTCATTTAGATATCATGAATTTTATGAAAAAAACAGGATTTAGAAATATAGAAATTCGAAAAGATATTCAAGGATTTTTCAGAATGATTCGCGCAATACAATACATCACAACATAA
- the mnmE gene encoding tRNA uridine-5-carboxymethylaminomethyl(34) synthesis GTPase MnmE, giving the protein MFLDDDTIVALATPPTGSSAISVFRISGKNSISTVENIFISIRSGKKLKNQSTHTIHLGYLREKKNLLDQVLVSLFRSPFSYTGENMVEISCHGSSYIQEQILQLLLKKGMRLARRGEFTFRAFLNKKIALSQAEAIAELILSENKASHEISLQQIKGTLTDTIKKLQKKLLDFASLLELQLDFSEENVIFTRKEELISSLNELEDTFKDLMESFSLGNAVKKGIFVVIVGETNVGKSTLFNHIIQENRSIISHIEGTTRDSIEGEIILNGIRFHFVDTAGIRETEDTIEKMGVRKTMEKIQESQIVLYLFEASLKEKKKQKKILNEIQIIRDQYPLKKVFAVANKSDLSRFKDLYNLKSKVSYFFEISAKNHQGIKKMLNTLSNLFLKKLKEKNIIVTQNRHYEALKKSFQEVLLAHKILIQKRVTEEDLVSIHIKESLRHLGEITGEITNEDILKNIFSKFCIGK; this is encoded by the coding sequence ATGTTTTTAGATGATGATACCATTGTTGCTTTAGCTACTCCTCCTACTGGATCCAGCGCTATCTCTGTTTTTCGTATTTCTGGAAAAAATTCTATTTCTACTGTTGAAAATATTTTTATTTCTATTCGATCTGGAAAAAAATTAAAAAATCAATCCACACATACTATTCACTTAGGATATCTTAGAGAAAAAAAAAATTTACTGGATCAAGTTTTAGTATCTCTATTTAGATCCCCTTTTTCTTATACAGGAGAAAATATGGTAGAGATATCCTGTCATGGATCTTCTTATATTCAAGAACAGATTTTACAACTTCTTCTCAAAAAAGGAATGCGTTTAGCTCGTCGGGGAGAATTTACATTTCGTGCATTTTTAAATAAAAAAATAGCCTTATCACAAGCTGAAGCGATAGCAGAATTGATTTTATCAGAGAATAAAGCCTCTCATGAAATATCTTTGCAACAGATTAAAGGAACATTAACTGATACCATTAAAAAATTGCAAAAAAAATTATTAGATTTTGCTTCTCTACTAGAATTGCAATTGGATTTTTCTGAAGAAAATGTAATTTTTACAAGAAAAGAAGAACTGATTTCATCTTTGAATGAATTAGAAGATACATTCAAAGATTTAATGGAATCTTTTTCATTAGGAAATGCTGTGAAAAAAGGAATTTTTGTCGTAATTGTCGGAGAAACAAATGTAGGAAAATCCACGTTATTCAATCACATCATTCAGGAGAACCGTTCTATTATATCCCACATAGAAGGAACTACTAGAGATAGCATAGAAGGTGAAATTATTTTGAATGGAATCCGTTTTCATTTTGTAGATACTGCAGGAATAAGAGAAACAGAAGATACAATAGAAAAAATGGGGGTTCGAAAAACCATGGAAAAAATACAAGAATCTCAAATAGTTTTATACCTTTTTGAAGCATCTCTCAAAGAGAAAAAAAAACAAAAAAAAATTTTGAATGAAATTCAAATTATTCGCGATCAATATCCCTTGAAAAAAGTTTTTGCAGTTGCTAATAAATCGGATCTTTCCCGTTTTAAAGATCTTTATAATTTAAAATCAAAAGTTTCTTATTTTTTTGAAATTTCTGCAAAAAATCATCAAGGAATAAAAAAAATGCTCAATACTTTAAGTAATTTATTTTTAAAAAAATTAAAAGAAAAAAATATCATAGTAACACAAAACAGACATTATGAAGCTTTAAAAAAATCCTTTCAAGAAGTTTTATTAGCTCATAAAATTTTAATACAAAAAAGAGTAACAGAAGAAGATTTAGTCTCTATCCATATTAAAGAGTCTTTACGGCATTTGGGAGAAATTACAGGAGAAATCACAAATGAAGATATTCTCAAAAACATTTTTTCAAAATTTTGCATTGGGAAATAA
- a CDS encoding Nramp family divalent metal transporter, translated as MKMKGWRKKNKYPSLSEVFSSVSVPQQKGIWGKLFAFTGPGLLIAVGYMDPGNWATDIAGGAKFGYLLLSVIFISNFFAIILQHLALKLGIVCERDLAQACRDHYPPFISFILWILCEVAISACDLAEIIGSVLALKLLFGIPITWGVLITAIDVFLILFFQYKGFRYIESVVAALIFTILVCFSFEIISSKPEIFSILRGIIPNPEIIKNSHSFYISIGILGATVMPHNLYLHSSIIQTRNYPRTIEGKKMAIKYATIDSTLSLFLAFFINAAILIVSAATFHKSGYTEVADIMDAHKLLTPILGSSFAGVFFSLALLASGQNSTLTGTLAGQIVMEGFLNIRLKPWIRRLITRLIAIIPAMIASIIYGEKGTAELLIISQIILSIQLSFAIIPLVNFTGNPEKMGSFVNGPFLKIIAWLIACIVVLLNLFLLYNTITL; from the coding sequence ATGAAAATGAAAGGATGGAGAAAAAAAAATAAATATCCTTCCCTTTCGGAAGTTTTCTCTTCCGTTTCTGTTCCTCAACAAAAAGGAATATGGGGAAAACTATTCGCTTTTACAGGCCCCGGTTTATTGATAGCTGTAGGCTATATGGATCCAGGAAATTGGGCTACAGATATTGCTGGAGGAGCTAAATTTGGATACCTGCTTTTATCCGTTATTTTTATATCTAATTTTTTTGCGATTATTTTACAACATTTAGCTCTAAAATTAGGCATTGTTTGTGAAAGAGATTTAGCACAAGCTTGTAGAGATCATTATCCCCCTTTTATTAGTTTTATATTGTGGATTTTATGTGAAGTAGCTATTTCTGCTTGTGATTTAGCAGAAATCATTGGCTCTGTACTTGCTTTAAAATTGCTGTTTGGAATTCCTATCACGTGGGGGGTATTAATTACAGCTATAGATGTTTTCCTCATTTTGTTTTTTCAATATAAAGGATTTCGATATATTGAAAGCGTAGTAGCAGCGTTAATTTTTACAATTTTAGTTTGTTTTAGTTTTGAAATTATTAGTTCTAAACCAGAAATATTTTCCATTTTAAGAGGAATTATTCCTAATCCTGAAATAATTAAAAATTCGCATTCTTTCTATATATCTATTGGAATACTAGGAGCTACAGTTATGCCTCACAATCTTTACCTGCATTCTAGTATCATCCAAACAAGAAACTATCCAAGAACTATTGAAGGAAAAAAAATGGCCATAAAATATGCAACCATAGATAGTACGTTATCTTTATTTCTGGCTTTTTTTATAAATGCCGCCATATTAATTGTATCTGCAGCAACTTTTCATAAATCTGGATATACAGAAGTTGCAGATATTATGGATGCTCACAAACTTTTAACTCCTATACTAGGATCTAGTTTCGCGGGAGTTTTTTTCTCTCTTGCTTTACTTGCATCTGGACAAAATTCCACACTCACTGGAACACTAGCTGGACAAATTGTAATGGAAGGATTTCTTAACATTAGATTAAAACCTTGGATAAGAAGATTAATCACGAGATTGATAGCAATTATTCCAGCTATGATAGCTTCTATTATTTATGGAGAAAAAGGGACTGCAGAATTATTAATCATTAGTCAAATAATTTTATCAATACAATTAAGTTTTGCGATTATCCCATTAGTTAATTTTACAGGAAATCCTGAAAAAATGGGATCATTTGTAAATGGTCCTTTTTTAAAAATTATAGCTTGGTTGATCGCTTGTATAGTGGTACTCCTAAATTTATTTCTATTATATAACACTATAACACTATGA
- a CDS encoding bifunctional 3-deoxy-7-phosphoheptulonate synthase/chorismate mutase type II: MEKEILNNSIDRSWIEKWNSPFTISGPCSAESEEQVIETAQRLDPAYVQVFRAGIWKPRTKPNNFEGVGKKGLQWLKNVKRKTGLMTATEIANSEHVKLALSFDIDVLWIGARSTSSPFIVQEIADSLEGKKDKVILVKNPIHPDIELWIGALERLFKKGVRKLGVIHRGFYTYQASKYRNQPNWNLLSKFRSFFPRIPVICDPSHICGNKEGIFSISKIAYHFKYDGLMIECHCNPDKAWSDSQQQITPEKLLELLKQLIDSSKSKESKSENNQIQKNLDSLRIFIDELDENIIALLAERMKISKQLGTLKKGSDVSILQPNRWVEIMNKSIKLGKNLGLSEELLKGVFKLLHKESIKIQNRM, translated from the coding sequence ATGGAAAAAGAGATTCTAAATAATAGTATAGATAGATCCTGGATTGAAAAATGGAATTCCCCTTTCACTATTTCCGGCCCTTGTAGTGCCGAAAGTGAAGAGCAAGTAATAGAAACTGCTCAAAGATTGGATCCTGCATATGTACAAGTATTTAGAGCAGGGATTTGGAAACCTAGGACAAAACCGAATAATTTTGAAGGAGTTGGAAAAAAAGGACTTCAATGGTTAAAGAATGTAAAAAGAAAAACGGGATTGATGACAGCTACTGAAATAGCTAATTCAGAACATGTTAAACTTGCATTATCTTTTGATATAGATGTTCTTTGGATAGGAGCGAGAAGCACATCTAGTCCTTTTATTGTTCAAGAAATTGCGGATTCTCTAGAAGGAAAAAAGGATAAAGTTATTTTAGTGAAAAATCCTATACATCCTGATATAGAATTATGGATAGGAGCTTTAGAACGTTTATTTAAAAAAGGAGTTAGAAAATTAGGAGTGATTCATCGTGGTTTTTATACATATCAAGCATCTAAATACAGGAATCAACCAAATTGGAATCTTTTGTCAAAATTTAGGAGTTTTTTTCCTAGAATTCCTGTAATATGTGATCCTTCACATATTTGTGGAAATAAGGAAGGAATTTTTTCTATTTCAAAAATAGCTTATCACTTTAAATATGATGGATTAATGATAGAATGTCATTGTAATCCTGATAAAGCTTGGAGTGATTCTCAACAACAGATCACTCCTGAAAAACTTTTAGAATTATTAAAACAATTGATAGATTCTTCTAAATCTAAGGAATCTAAATCTGAAAACAATCAAATTCAAAAAAATTTAGATTCTTTAAGAATATTCATTGATGAACTAGATGAAAACATAATTGCTCTTTTAGCAGAAAGAATGAAAATTTCAAAGCAATTAGGAACCTTAAAAAAGGGATCGGATGTATCTATATTACAACCAAATAGATGGGTAGAGATTATGAATAAATCTATAAAATTAGGAAAAAATTTAGGACTTTCTGAGGAACTCCTTAAAGGAGTTTTCAAACTGTTGCATAAAGAATCCATTAAGATTCAAAACAGAATGTAA
- a CDS encoding pyridoxal phosphate-dependent aminotransferase — protein sequence MIVVAKRMHQISEYFFSEKMRVIHNLEKKGIQVINLGIGNPDLLPPSNVIPKMKVASELEYANTYQSYIGIENFRHAISIWYKKIYQVDIDPENEVLPLMGSKEGIMHVSMSYLDKGSKVLIPDPGYPTYSSISNLLEAEIIYYNLHEEGDWCPDLQLLYKKNFSNVKIMWINYPHMPTGATISLEKLEEIVFFAKKNHILLVHDNPYSFILNKCPLSIFNVKEAKDIALELNSLSKSYNMAGWRVGMIIGKKEFIQNIIKVKSQMDSGMYYPIQIGAIEAMNQNSEWFENINIEYTKRRKIIWEICDHLCLKYRRKSSGIFVWAKITSLDQNDRKFSDEILNRYHIFITPGSVFGNNGKGYVRFSMCCSVNTLKKAKNRIIS from the coding sequence ATGATTGTTGTAGCAAAAAGAATGCATCAAATATCGGAATACTTTTTTTCAGAAAAAATGAGAGTAATTCATAATCTTGAAAAAAAAGGGATACAAGTCATTAATTTAGGGATTGGGAATCCAGATTTACTTCCCCCAAGTAATGTTATTCCTAAAATGAAAGTAGCGTCAGAATTAGAATATGCTAATACTTATCAAAGTTATATTGGAATAGAAAATTTCCGTCATGCGATTTCTATTTGGTACAAAAAAATATATCAAGTGGATATTGATCCTGAGAATGAAGTTTTACCATTAATGGGGTCTAAAGAAGGAATTATGCATGTTAGTATGTCTTATTTGGATAAAGGAAGTAAAGTCTTAATCCCAGATCCAGGGTATCCGACTTATTCTTCAATCTCTAATCTTTTGGAAGCGGAAATTATTTATTATAATCTTCATGAAGAAGGAGATTGGTGTCCTGATCTTCAATTATTGTATAAAAAAAATTTTTCCAATGTCAAAATAATGTGGATTAATTATCCTCATATGCCTACTGGAGCAACTATCTCTTTAGAGAAATTAGAAGAAATTGTTTTCTTTGCGAAAAAAAACCATATTTTACTAGTTCATGATAACCCTTATAGTTTCATATTAAACAAATGTCCTTTGAGTATCTTTAATGTGAAAGAAGCCAAAGATATTGCATTAGAATTAAATTCTTTAAGCAAAAGCTATAATATGGCAGGATGGCGTGTTGGAATGATAATCGGAAAAAAAGAATTTATTCAAAATATTATCAAAGTAAAAAGCCAAATGGATTCGGGAATGTATTATCCAATACAGATTGGGGCGATAGAAGCTATGAATCAAAATTCAGAATGGTTTGAAAATATTAATATAGAATATACAAAGCGGAGAAAAATTATATGGGAAATCTGCGATCATTTATGTTTAAAATATAGAAGGAAAAGTTCCGGAATTTTCGTTTGGGCAAAAATTACCAGTTTAGATCAAAATGATCGTAAATTCTCTGATGAGATTCTGAATCGTTACCACATATTTATTACACCGGGAAGTGTATTTGGAAATAATGGAAAAGGATATGTAAGATTTTCTATGTGTTGTTCAGTAAACACTTTGAAAAAAGCAAAAAATAGAATTATTTCATGA